From the genome of Candidatus Eisenbacteria bacterium:
ACTCTTCTTCGCCGCGCTCGTCAAGCGGGCGGATCCACGTCACCAGGTCGTGGTCTACGAGCGCAACCGGCTCGACGACACCTTCGGCTTCGGCGTGGTGTTCTCCGACGCGACCGAAGATGCGTTGCGTGACGCCGATCCAGTCGTCACCGAAGCGATGAGCGTTCGCAGCCATCGCTGGGACGACATCGAGATCCACTATCGCGGCCAGGTTCTGACCTCGACCGGCCACGGATTCTCCGGTCTCTCGCGGCGCACGCTGCTCGAGATCCTGGCCGATCGTTGCCGCGCCGTGGGCGTACAACTTTGCTTCGAGCGCGAGGTCACCGACCTCGAGGCGCTCGACGCCGACCTGGTGCTGGCCGCCGACGGGGTCAACTCGCAGGTGCGCGAGCGCTACCAGGCCCAGTTCGAGCCCACGGTCGACACGCGGCCCAACAAGTTCGTGTGGCTCGGAACCTCACGGCCGTTCCCTGCCTTCACCTTCTACTTCAAATCCACGGAACACGGGCTATGGCGGGTGCACGCCTATCAGTACGAGCCCGATCGGTCGACCTTCATCGTCGAGGCGCGCGAGGAGACCTGGCGCGACGCAGGCCTGGAAGGGGCCGACGAGGCCGCCACCATCGATTTCTGCGAGCGGCTCTTCGCCGAGGAGCTGAAAGGCCACCGGCTGCTGTCCAACCGCTCGATCTGGCGCAGCTTTCCCACCATCCGCAACGCTCGATGGTCGCACGGCCGGATCGTGCTGGCCGGCGATGCGGCGCACACCGCGCACTTCTCGGTCGGCTCGGGCACCAAGCTGGCGATGGAGGACGCGATCGCGCTGGCGTCGGCGCTGAGCGGAGAGCCCGATATTCCCGGCGCGCTCGCCGCCTACGAAGCGGCGCGTCGCCCGGCGGTCGAGAGCCTCCAGCGCGCGGCGCAGGCCAGCCTCCAGTGGTTCGAGGACACGGAGCGCTACATGAGCCTCGAGCCGATCCAGTTCGCGTTCACGCTGCTCACCCGCAGCCTGCGCGTCACCCACCAGAACCTGAAGGTCCGCGATCCCGCGTTCGTCGCCAAGGTGGACGAGTGGTTCGCCAGGAAAGCGAGCGAGCAGTCGGGCGTGGATCTGGTCGCTGCCGCGCCGTCGCCCGCCCCGCCGCCGATGTTCACGCCCTTCAAGCTCCGCTCCCTGACGCTCGAGAACCGGGTCGTGGTTTCGCCGATGAGTCAGTACTCGGCCGTGGACGGCATGCCCAACGAGTGGCACTTCGTGCATCTCGGAACCCGCGCGGTGGGCGGCGCCGGCCTGGTCTTCGCCGAAATGACCGACGTGAGCCCGGAAGGCCGCATCTCACCCGGCTGTCCCGGGCTGTGGACTCGCAAGCAGGCGGACGCGTGGAAGCGGATCGTCGACTTCATCCACCGTGAGACCCGGGCCAAGGTCGCCATCCAGCTCGGACACGCGGGCCGGAAAGGGGCCACGCGACGGATGTGGGAAGGCGACGTGCAGCCGCTCGAAGAAGGCCACTGGCCGATCGTCGCGCCGTCGGCGCTCCCGTACTTCCCCC
Proteins encoded in this window:
- a CDS encoding bifunctional salicylyl-CoA 5-hydroxylase/oxidoreductase, with the translated sequence MKVACVGGGPAGLFFAALVKRADPRHQVVVYERNRLDDTFGFGVVFSDATEDALRDADPVVTEAMSVRSHRWDDIEIHYRGQVLTSTGHGFSGLSRRTLLEILADRCRAVGVQLCFEREVTDLEALDADLVLAADGVNSQVRERYQAQFEPTVDTRPNKFVWLGTSRPFPAFTFYFKSTEHGLWRVHAYQYEPDRSTFIVEAREETWRDAGLEGADEAATIDFCERLFAEELKGHRLLSNRSIWRSFPTIRNARWSHGRIVLAGDAAHTAHFSVGSGTKLAMEDAIALASALSGEPDIPGALAAYEAARRPAVESLQRAAQASLQWFEDTERYMSLEPIQFAFTLLTRSLRVTHQNLKVRDPAFVAKVDEWFARKASEQSGVDLVAAAPSPAPPPMFTPFKLRSLTLENRVVVSPMSQYSAVDGMPNEWHFVHLGTRAVGGAGLVFAEMTDVSPEGRISPGCPGLWTRKQADAWKRIVDFIHRETRAKVAIQLGHAGRKGATRRMWEGDVQPLEEGHWPIVAPSALPYFPHSQVPREITRKEMDKVIADHVRAARHAEHAGFDLLEIHMAHGYLLASFISPLTNRRTDAYGGSLENRMLFPLEVFEAVRGVWPAEKPMSVRISAVDWYPGGHGPADAVEVARMLKANGCDAVDVSAGQTVPDQRPVYGRIFQTPFADRIRHEVGIATMAVGNISSYADVNTILAAGRADLCLLARAHLWDPYWTRHAAFELGWPLPWPDQYHSLDRFRPRFV